The following proteins are encoded in a genomic region of Ailuropoda melanoleuca isolate Jingjing chromosome 10, ASM200744v2, whole genome shotgun sequence:
- the ARMT1 gene encoding damage-control phosphatase ARMT1 isoform X1 gives MPLPFSAPPWRRHRLSCSGCDASVGAGTAEVMARTPASLSGQDEGSFAYLTIKDRIPQILTRAIDTLHRHKSEFFEKHGEKGTEAEKKAISLLSKLRNELQTDKPIIPFVEKFVDTDIWNQYLEYQQSLLNENDGKPRWFYSPWLFVECYMYRRIHEAIIQSPPIDDFDVFKESKDQNFFESQESVIALCTHLQEVVRAIEDLDENQLREEFFRLLQISLWGNKCDLSLSSGETRSQKTNVINSLEELKPLILVNDMERLWLLLNNCKKTREKASITRVVIVLDNSGFELVTDLVLADFLLSSQLATEIHFYGKTIPWFVSDTTIRDFNWLIEQMKMSNHKWMSKCGADWEAYVKTGRWVYRDHIFWTLPHEFCVMSQVAPDLYAELQKAHLILFKGDLNYRKLTGDRKWEFTVPFHQALNGFHPAPLCSIRTLKAELQVGLKPGQAEQYVASEPNWLTTGKYGIFQFDGPL, from the exons ATGCCCCTCCCTTTCTCAGCTCCTCCTTGGCGCCGGCACCGCCTCTCGTGCAGCGGGTGCGACGCGAGTGTTGGCGCTGGCACGGCGGAGGTGATGGCCAGGACTCCGGCGTCCCTCTCGGGACAGGACGAAGG ATCATTTGCGTATCTTACAATTAAAGACAGAATACCACAGATCTTAACCAGGGCTATTGATACATTGCATCGacataaaagtgaattttttgagaaacatgGAGAG AAAGGCactgaagctgaaaagaaagcaatttctcttctttctaaattACGAAATGAATTGCAAACAGATAAACCAATAATCCCCTTTGTTGAGAAGTTTGTTGATACTGACATATGGAATCAGTACCTAGAATATCAACAGagtcttttaaatgaaaatgatggaAAACCCAGATGGTTTTACTCACCTTGGTTATTTGTAGAATGCTACATGTATCGTAGAATTCATGAAGCAATTATCCAGAG TCCACCGATTGATGACTTTGATGTGTTTAAAGAATCCAAAGACCAAAATTTCTTTGAGTCACAGGAATCTGTCATTGCTCTGTGTACTCACCTGCAAGAGGTGGTAAGAGCCATCGAAGACCTAGATGAAAATCAGCTGAGAGAAGAATTTTTCAGACTTCTTCAG atttcactGTGGGGGAATAAGTGTGATCTGTCTCTATCAAGCGGGGAAACCAGGTCTCAGAAAACCAATGTAATTAATTCTTTGGAGGAACTAAAACCTTTGATTTTAGTGAATGACATGGAACGTCTTTGGTTGCTGCTTAACAACtgcaagaaaacaagagaaaaagcatCTATTACCAGAGTAGTAATTGTTCTGGATAATTCTGGGTTTGAACTTGTTACAGATTTAGTTTTAGCTGACTTTTTGTTGTCCTCTCAACTGGCTACTGAGAtccatttttatggaaaaacTATTCCGTGGTTTGTGTCCGATACTACTATCCGTGATTTTAACTGGTTaattgaacaaatgaaaatgtctaATCATAAGTGGATGTCCAAGTGTGGGGCTGACTGGGAAGCCTATGTAAAGACGGGCAGATGGGTTTACCGTGATCATATATTTTGGACCCTGCCTCATGAATTCTGCGTAATGTCTCAGGTTGCTCCTGACTTGTATGCTGAACTGCAGAAGgcacatttaattttattcaaggGTGATTTGAACTATAGGAAGTTGACAGGCGATAGGAAGTGGGAATTTACCGTTCCGTTTCATCAGGCTTTGAACGGCTTCCATCCTGCCCCTCTCTGCAGCATACGGACATTAAAAGCAGAGCTTCAGGTTGGGCTGAAGCCAGGGCAGGCTGAGCAATATGTAGCCTCCGAGCCCAACTGGCTGACCACTGGCAAGTATGGGATATTTCAGTTTGATGGTCCACTCTGA
- the ARMT1 gene encoding damage-control phosphatase ARMT1 isoform X4: MPLPFSAPPWRRHRLSCSGCDASVGAGTAEVMARTPASLSGQDEGSFAYLTIKDRIPQILTRAIDTLHRHKSEFFEKHGEKGTEAEKKAISLLSKLRNELQTDKPIIPFVEKFVDTDIWNQYLEYQQSLLNENDGKPRWFYSPWLFVECYMYRRIHEAIIQSPPIDDFDVFKESKDQNFFESQESVIALCTHLQEVVRAIEDLDENQLREEFFRLLQISLWGNKCDLSLSSGETRSQKTNWEKVKKGRLNMASM; this comes from the exons ATGCCCCTCCCTTTCTCAGCTCCTCCTTGGCGCCGGCACCGCCTCTCGTGCAGCGGGTGCGACGCGAGTGTTGGCGCTGGCACGGCGGAGGTGATGGCCAGGACTCCGGCGTCCCTCTCGGGACAGGACGAAGG ATCATTTGCGTATCTTACAATTAAAGACAGAATACCACAGATCTTAACCAGGGCTATTGATACATTGCATCGacataaaagtgaattttttgagaaacatgGAGAG AAAGGCactgaagctgaaaagaaagcaatttctcttctttctaaattACGAAATGAATTGCAAACAGATAAACCAATAATCCCCTTTGTTGAGAAGTTTGTTGATACTGACATATGGAATCAGTACCTAGAATATCAACAGagtcttttaaatgaaaatgatggaAAACCCAGATGGTTTTACTCACCTTGGTTATTTGTAGAATGCTACATGTATCGTAGAATTCATGAAGCAATTATCCAGAG TCCACCGATTGATGACTTTGATGTGTTTAAAGAATCCAAAGACCAAAATTTCTTTGAGTCACAGGAATCTGTCATTGCTCTGTGTACTCACCTGCAAGAGGTGGTAAGAGCCATCGAAGACCTAGATGAAAATCAGCTGAGAGAAGAATTTTTCAGACTTCTTCAG atttcactGTGGGGGAATAAGTGTGATCTGTCTCTATCAAGCGGGGAAACCAGGTCTCAGAAAACCAAT tgGGAGAAAGTCAAGAAGGGAAGATTAAATATGGCGTCTATGTGA
- the ARMT1 gene encoding damage-control phosphatase ARMT1 isoform X2: MARTPASLSGQDEGSFAYLTIKDRIPQILTRAIDTLHRHKSEFFEKHGEKGTEAEKKAISLLSKLRNELQTDKPIIPFVEKFVDTDIWNQYLEYQQSLLNENDGKPRWFYSPWLFVECYMYRRIHEAIIQSPPIDDFDVFKESKDQNFFESQESVIALCTHLQEVVRAIEDLDENQLREEFFRLLQISLWGNKCDLSLSSGETRSQKTNVINSLEELKPLILVNDMERLWLLLNNCKKTREKASITRVVIVLDNSGFELVTDLVLADFLLSSQLATEIHFYGKTIPWFVSDTTIRDFNWLIEQMKMSNHKWMSKCGADWEAYVKTGRWVYRDHIFWTLPHEFCVMSQVAPDLYAELQKAHLILFKGDLNYRKLTGDRKWEFTVPFHQALNGFHPAPLCSIRTLKAELQVGLKPGQAEQYVASEPNWLTTGKYGIFQFDGPL; this comes from the exons ATGGCCAGGACTCCGGCGTCCCTCTCGGGACAGGACGAAGG ATCATTTGCGTATCTTACAATTAAAGACAGAATACCACAGATCTTAACCAGGGCTATTGATACATTGCATCGacataaaagtgaattttttgagaaacatgGAGAG AAAGGCactgaagctgaaaagaaagcaatttctcttctttctaaattACGAAATGAATTGCAAACAGATAAACCAATAATCCCCTTTGTTGAGAAGTTTGTTGATACTGACATATGGAATCAGTACCTAGAATATCAACAGagtcttttaaatgaaaatgatggaAAACCCAGATGGTTTTACTCACCTTGGTTATTTGTAGAATGCTACATGTATCGTAGAATTCATGAAGCAATTATCCAGAG TCCACCGATTGATGACTTTGATGTGTTTAAAGAATCCAAAGACCAAAATTTCTTTGAGTCACAGGAATCTGTCATTGCTCTGTGTACTCACCTGCAAGAGGTGGTAAGAGCCATCGAAGACCTAGATGAAAATCAGCTGAGAGAAGAATTTTTCAGACTTCTTCAG atttcactGTGGGGGAATAAGTGTGATCTGTCTCTATCAAGCGGGGAAACCAGGTCTCAGAAAACCAATGTAATTAATTCTTTGGAGGAACTAAAACCTTTGATTTTAGTGAATGACATGGAACGTCTTTGGTTGCTGCTTAACAACtgcaagaaaacaagagaaaaagcatCTATTACCAGAGTAGTAATTGTTCTGGATAATTCTGGGTTTGAACTTGTTACAGATTTAGTTTTAGCTGACTTTTTGTTGTCCTCTCAACTGGCTACTGAGAtccatttttatggaaaaacTATTCCGTGGTTTGTGTCCGATACTACTATCCGTGATTTTAACTGGTTaattgaacaaatgaaaatgtctaATCATAAGTGGATGTCCAAGTGTGGGGCTGACTGGGAAGCCTATGTAAAGACGGGCAGATGGGTTTACCGTGATCATATATTTTGGACCCTGCCTCATGAATTCTGCGTAATGTCTCAGGTTGCTCCTGACTTGTATGCTGAACTGCAGAAGgcacatttaattttattcaaggGTGATTTGAACTATAGGAAGTTGACAGGCGATAGGAAGTGGGAATTTACCGTTCCGTTTCATCAGGCTTTGAACGGCTTCCATCCTGCCCCTCTCTGCAGCATACGGACATTAAAAGCAGAGCTTCAGGTTGGGCTGAAGCCAGGGCAGGCTGAGCAATATGTAGCCTCCGAGCCCAACTGGCTGACCACTGGCAAGTATGGGATATTTCAGTTTGATGGTCCACTCTGA
- the ARMT1 gene encoding damage-control phosphatase ARMT1 isoform X3 has protein sequence MYRRIHEAIIQSPPIDDFDVFKESKDQNFFESQESVIALCTHLQEVVRAIEDLDENQLREEFFRLLQISLWGNKCDLSLSSGETRSQKTNVINSLEELKPLILVNDMERLWLLLNNCKKTREKASITRVVIVLDNSGFELVTDLVLADFLLSSQLATEIHFYGKTIPWFVSDTTIRDFNWLIEQMKMSNHKWMSKCGADWEAYVKTGRWVYRDHIFWTLPHEFCVMSQVAPDLYAELQKAHLILFKGDLNYRKLTGDRKWEFTVPFHQALNGFHPAPLCSIRTLKAELQVGLKPGQAEQYVASEPNWLTTGKYGIFQFDGPL, from the exons ATGTATCGTAGAATTCATGAAGCAATTATCCAGAG TCCACCGATTGATGACTTTGATGTGTTTAAAGAATCCAAAGACCAAAATTTCTTTGAGTCACAGGAATCTGTCATTGCTCTGTGTACTCACCTGCAAGAGGTGGTAAGAGCCATCGAAGACCTAGATGAAAATCAGCTGAGAGAAGAATTTTTCAGACTTCTTCAG atttcactGTGGGGGAATAAGTGTGATCTGTCTCTATCAAGCGGGGAAACCAGGTCTCAGAAAACCAATGTAATTAATTCTTTGGAGGAACTAAAACCTTTGATTTTAGTGAATGACATGGAACGTCTTTGGTTGCTGCTTAACAACtgcaagaaaacaagagaaaaagcatCTATTACCAGAGTAGTAATTGTTCTGGATAATTCTGGGTTTGAACTTGTTACAGATTTAGTTTTAGCTGACTTTTTGTTGTCCTCTCAACTGGCTACTGAGAtccatttttatggaaaaacTATTCCGTGGTTTGTGTCCGATACTACTATCCGTGATTTTAACTGGTTaattgaacaaatgaaaatgtctaATCATAAGTGGATGTCCAAGTGTGGGGCTGACTGGGAAGCCTATGTAAAGACGGGCAGATGGGTTTACCGTGATCATATATTTTGGACCCTGCCTCATGAATTCTGCGTAATGTCTCAGGTTGCTCCTGACTTGTATGCTGAACTGCAGAAGgcacatttaattttattcaaggGTGATTTGAACTATAGGAAGTTGACAGGCGATAGGAAGTGGGAATTTACCGTTCCGTTTCATCAGGCTTTGAACGGCTTCCATCCTGCCCCTCTCTGCAGCATACGGACATTAAAAGCAGAGCTTCAGGTTGGGCTGAAGCCAGGGCAGGCTGAGCAATATGTAGCCTCCGAGCCCAACTGGCTGACCACTGGCAAGTATGGGATATTTCAGTTTGATGGTCCACTCTGA